Within Candidatus Dojkabacteria bacterium, the genomic segment CTGTTCGAAGTCCATAATTTCTAAAAATAATCTTAACCGTATTAAGCAGTTTTGTGGGGCAATATGGTCGAGGAGGGAGTCGAACCCTCACACTATTGCTAGCACGGGATTTTGAGTCCCGCGTGTCTGCCAGTTCCACCACTCGACCTTAATATCTACAAACAGCTGGTGTGCTAAAAAGCTCGCCAGACGGCTTATTTTACGATAAAGCCACGCCATTGTCCATGCCGCTAACCTGTAGTGCAATATTTGTGAACTATGCAGATCCCCTATTTGTAGAAACAACGCAAAACGACTGGATAGAGTAACAAGACTTCATTAAATCCTGTGGCAACAGGCAAATGTGGCTTTGCCGGGCTATCTCCTAGCCTACTCAGAAACACACTATGAGTTAGCGGCTCCGCGATAAATATTTCGGAAACTCGCAATATCCTTTACCCAAGCCAGTTCAATGATGCCAGTAGGACCGTTACGATGCTTTGCTACGAATAGATCCCCTACCCCCTTGCGCTCAGTATCCGGATTCCAGCTCTCCTCACGGTCGATAAACATTACCACGTCAGCATCCTGCTCGATCGCTCCCGATTCGCGCAGGTCAGATAGCTGTGGCCGACGCGTGTTGCGGGTCTCAATCGCACGCGATAGCTGAGACAGAGCTATAACAGGCACCTCAAGCTCACGAGCGATATTCTTCAATCCCTGCGAGATCATCGATACCTCCTGCGTCCTACCCTCTTTGGTCTCGGCACGCATAAGCTGCAAGTAGTCCACCATTATAATGTCGAGTCCACGCTCCAATGCCAATCGGCGGGCCTTGGTTCGCACCTCGTTGATACTTTGCCCCGGCTTATCGTCGATGAAAATATCAGCCTCAGAGAGCACACCCATCGCGTCGGCCAGTTTTAGCAGCTTCTCGTCGTTAATCTGACGGGTTCGCAATTCCCAAAACGGGATGCCTGCCTGCATAGCCACGATACGGTCGATAATCTGCATCGAGCCCATCTCCAATGAGAAATATGCGCACCGCTTCTTCTCCGATATCGCCGCATGCCTCAAGAAATCCAGCGACAACGAGGTCTTACCGACTGACGGCCGTGCGGCCAAGATTATCAGATCCGACTGTTGGAAGCCGCCAAGAAGCGCATCAAGATCCTTGAAACCTGTTGACACACCCCGCACGGCCGAGTCCCCATCGGCCTTCTCAGCGCGCTCATAGGCATCTTTCAACAGGTCCTTGATATGTACGAAATTGGTAGTAACCCCCTGCTCCGCCACTCCAAATAGCATCTGCTCCGACTTATCCATCACATCCTGCACCGTGATCTCCTCATTAAACGCATACTCGGCAATCTTGGCCGAGGTCGAGATCAGCTTCCTTCTCATCGCATTCCCTTTCACAATCTTGGCATACTCCTCCGCATGCGCCGCGGTCGGCACAAACGACACTAGATCTGTCAGATATGCTCGTCCACCTACTTTCTTTAGCTGCTTCTTGCTCTTTAATTTGTCAGTCAATGTGACCAGGTCGATTGGGAGCCCCTCTTCAAACAGCTCGAGTATGCTGGCATATATCTGCATATGGCGCTCCTCGTAGAAGTACTCGGGCAACAGTATTCCGGCAACATTGATCACTGCGTCCTTGTCGAGGAGCATTGAGCCTAGGACGGACTTTTCTGCTTCGCTGTTTTGTGGTGGTATCTTTTCCATATTTATTTGGTAAATGCATTCGGGTCACGAGAGTTTGTGAGGACACTTGCGAAGAACGTGGCCGAACAAATTCTCATGACCCGATAATATCAGGTGAAAGCGGTTAATGAAAGTTTCATTAAATAAATAGAGATCCACCCACCCTGCTTTACTGAAGTATGGATAGAGTTAATCTAGTTGGGTTGAATTATTGATAATGTGTCCTATTTCCAGAGACTCTACCAAACTGAAACTTTCCCCGCAGCCATAGCGTTTGTGGCGGCGCAATACGTTGACATTTCAGACCCATAGTGGTATAATACTCCAGCTTAATTCGATTGGAATTATAGCTAGGAGTGCCCCATTTTGAGGTCTCCTGTTCATTAACAATCGAAGAACGCAACTTTTGAACACATTCTCCTTTAAGAAGTTTTGCAGTCCTAATTTGGGCCTTTATTACCCTATCGCTTGGTAGGGTGATAAAAGCCCAAAATTTAGAGGCTGAAACAAAAAAATGGCGAAAGCCAAGGAGATAACCAATGTTACGCTTTTTCTTTTACACTTTTTTACTGTTGATACTGATAGGGTGCGTCAACACGCCGGAAACGATAGAAGTGACCCGCGTGGTTACCGAAACTGTCGTGGAGATAGAGATCGAGGAAGTGACCCGTGTGATTACTGAAACTGTCGTGGAGATAGAGATCGTGGAAGTCACACCGACTGTTTCTCCCACAGAGGAAGCTCCCGGGTTTATTCTGAGTAGAGATGCGGTCGTGTACGCACTGGATGGACAACCATTCAAGATAATGGAGGAAGGGACAGAGTTTAACTCAGATCCAACCAGCTGTAGTCGAACTGATCCACAGTTTGCAGTTAGCTGGTGGATACAGATCGAAGGCTATTGGCTCGACACCAATGCATTCTCGACAGGATACGACGCTTGTGACAACCTTCAAAAAATCGAGTTCCAGCCCAAAGGCGCTGAATGGCGGATGCAGGAAACATCTACATTAGATGTATACGTTATTCGGAATAACGTATACATAACTAATGATGGTAGTCACCTCCAGAATGGATCCCGATTTTACTTTGGCGGCAGTGTTGGAAACATTCACAACGTGCAAAGCGACCGTATGGCCTCCTTCCAGTTAATCAATGAGGAAAAAGGTAGCTTCCAGTATGACTACAGATTTCCGCGAGAGTGGAGCATTGGCTGGACAGAGCTGTTTGACTTTGCTGTTTATGAGCTAACCGGCCAACTGTCCCCAGAAGGGTAAAACAAACAAGTGTTCGAAGGTAAAAGCCTCAATATTGGCCCGAGGAGGACCAAATGCTTCCGTTAGGAGCCAAACCAGGTTAGACCTGTCAAAGCTTTTAGCGTTCTTCGAATACATCTATGCACTCAAACAATTGAGCGTATAGATGTATTTCCTACAATCATGAAAACCAACCGGCAAACTACCCCAACACAATCACCTCAACCGCCTTCTCCTCTCCCCCACCCTTCACAACCTTCAAGCTCTTCTCATTCTTCACATGTGTATAGCCAAAATGCTTCACAAAATCATCCACACTCTTCAAGCTATCATACGGTGCTTTCAAGCCATCCACCTTGTAGGCTGATGGCACAAGATATGTAGGGTCAACATAGTTGATTATCTTCTCAATCTTATCGTACGAAATAAGCGTTTCACCATCTCCGATTGGCAAGATCAATACATCTACATCACCCTCAATCTTCTTAAACTGGTCTACGTCGATGCTGTTGTCGCGCGCGCCGATATAGACCAAGCGCAGATCTTTGCGGGCCAATATATATGTATTTGTACCTTCAAAGCGCCTTACCAGTACACCACCCAGCTCGTAGTCGCCAGGGTTATTGATCTCAAAAATATTCTCGCGGTTGCTTGGGCTGATCTTTTTAAAGCCTGCTTCTGCTAAGATATTCTCTTTCCCGAGGTTCTCGTCGCCGGTGATCAGTACTGCATCGCCCGTGGTTGAGCCAATTTTTAGACCGGCTGCTTCTGTGCGGAGCGGATCTGTAATAAAGTCGACCTCTCTGAACGAGATCTTAAATGATGTGAATCCTAGTGATTTGATCGTCATTGTATTGTCTTTCTAGCAAGTAATTTATCTTCCGACCAACCCTTAATTCATCATTCGTAGCTTTAGCGAAGAATGATAAGTTAGCGAGATGCCCTTTTGGCGATTAAATTTATGGTCGGTTCATCCGGCACAGCAGTTATAACAAGTCGATTGGCGGCTGTCCAGAGCGGAGTGCAGGTGTATAGCGTCAAAATCGGCTCACTGCTGCTATCCTCAACCTCTACTGCACTTGGCCTTACGACCTTACTATCCTTAGCGATATATCTATACCTATCACCCTTCCAATACACGATTATCTCATCGCCTGCCTGCACCTTGTCGAGATGATAGAAAGATCGCCCACCATCCAGATAGCTAAATCTATGTGCAGTAAGAATTGTGTTGCTGCCTTTGTTCGGTGTACTACCATTTGGACGGATCCACGCTCCTTTGTCGAGCGCCTTGTCAGTTGTGCCCTCTACTATGTCCATGTCTACGCCGATTGATGGGATAAGGACTATGTCATCTTTATAGTAGTCGCTCTGCTGATTTTTTCCTTTGAGCGAGAGCTGGTAATCTCTTCCCTGCTCTTCTCCTCCGTCGTCGTTGGCGCGGTTGTCGTACTCTTTGCCTGTCAGGCTGTTGAGGTAGTAGTTGAGTGATGGTGCGAGTGGTGCAAGTATGAGGTAAAGCGAGATAATCACGATGAGCGCAAGCGCGATGTTTGTGAGTGTTCCTTTATGGCGTATGGAGAAACTTGGTGCCTTAATCCGAGGCATATCGAAGCTTGGTTTTCGCATGTTGAAACGCCTATCTTTTGACTTGGATAGTGCTGCTACCCTAGCGCTACTTACACCTGTGCTTATTGAGCTGTTGATTAAATTACGATTCTCCATATATTTCATTGCAATTCTAGCACAAATCAAGGCAGCCCTGAGTAGGCCGTCCCGGGTCAGGGACGCCCTGTTTGGGGCTGAGCCATGCTTACTTGATCAAGCCGACACTGCTATCGAGAGCCTTGAGGATCTCGGAGCGGATCTGCTGCTTAATAATCTCAAGCTTGGCGCTTTCAAGCGAAGAAATGACTGCCTGGAGCTGGATCACTACTTTTTGCACATCTTGCTCTTCTTTCACCATATGCTCGACCGCTTTTAGCTGGCCAGATGCACGGCTTAGCCTTTCACTTATTGTGGATGGGCCTTTCTTGGGCATTTATACCAGGGGACAAGGTTATATATCAGCGATCTTAATACCCCGCGGGGTATATGTCAACTCACTTGCAGACATGTGATTTATATATGCAAATATGGAATTTAAACGGATTTATAGATTGCGCATCGCCCTACCCTCTGATATAATCACCCCGTATGAAAAAAGATATCCATCCAAAATATAGCCACAACGTCAAAGTAACTTGCTCATGCGGCAACACATTTATAACAGGCTCAATCCTTGAGGAGATCAAGACAGAGCTCTGTTCAAATTGCCATCCTTTCTACACTGGTGAGCAGAAGATTGTTGACACAGAGAACCTCGTTGCCAAATTCGAAGAGAAGCGAGCCAAGGCTAGCACATCATTCCGCTCAAAGAAGCAGAAAATGGCTGAGCGAAAGAAAAAGCTCACAAAGCTCAACGAGAAATCAGAGGCCTCACAAGGTCTTACACTCAAAGATCTTCTTGCCGGTTCAGGCAAATAGTTACACTTCCTTATTGTATGCGGCCATTTAGTTGGTGAATCAAGGGCTTTTGGCATATAATTCAGTGGTTTTAATCTGCCCTACTACGCTTTAGTAATATTTTAGCTTCATGAAATTTTAATGAAACTGGAAGAGATAAAGAAAAAATATGACCTGGAGAAGATTAAATCTGAGAAAGAAGCCCTCGAAGAAAGAATGGGCAGTGCCCACCGCAACCCATCAGCAAACATGTCTCAGATCTCGGCCGAGCTAGCCTATATTTCTGACCTCTACCTCCTTGTTGACTCACTCTACTCAGCCGCGCGCAAGTACGACGAAGCTCAACAGCTAATCGCAGAGGGTGATACAGAGCTTGGAGAGATGGCCCGTGCTGAAGTAGCCGACCTAGAGCCAAAGATAGCTCAATTAGATGAGCAGATAACTCAAAAAGAGATTGAAAAGAAGCTTGCCGACCCAGACGACATGAAGTCCGTAATCCTAGAAATCCGACCTGGCGCAGGTGGCGAAGAGGCTGCACTTTTTGGTGCTGACCTATTCCGCATGTATAAGGCATTTTCAGATATGAAAGGCTGGAATATGAGCGTGATCGAAAACAGTGTTAGCGAAAATGGTGGCATTAAGTATCTCGCCGCCCGCATCGAAGGCCGTGATGTCTTTAAGCATCTGAAATATGAAAGCGGTGTGCATCGAGTTCAGCGCATCCCAGCAACTGAGTCAGGTGGCCGTATCCACACCTCTACTGCATCTGTAGCTATCCTACCTGAAGCAGAGGATGTGGAAATTGAAATTGACGAGAAGGATCTTAAAGTAGAGGTGATGCGTGCCTCTGGCGCAGGCGGCCAGCATGTCAACAAGACCTCTTCAGCAATCCGAATCACGCATATCCCCACAGGCATATTTGCAAGCTCTCAAGAGTCGCGTGTACAGCAGGAGAACCGCAAGTTGGCAATGCAGATGCTTAAGGCACGTCTATATGAGCAGAAGCGCGAGGAAGAGGCTCGCAAGCGCTCAGACATGCGCCATTCACAGATCGGCTCAGCAATGCGCTCAGAGAAAATCCGCACCTACAACTATCCCCAGAGCCGCATTACAGACCATCGTGTTAAAGCCTCATGGCACAACCTTGAAGCGATCTTAAATGGTTACCTCGACGAGGTAGTCGAAGAGGTAAATCGAGGGATGATGCAGCAGATGCTAGATGAGCTAAAAGATTAAACTTTCATTAGGTTTTAATGAAATCTCACCAGGGCTCCCCTACCCCATATAGATTTAATTCCACACCGGAAGAGCTTAAGCTGCTGCTCCACGCAAAAAGCGTTCTAGAGTCTAAACATTATCTCGACACTGATCGAATTGCTCGTGAGATTGTTGAATTTTGCAAGGGCGATGGATTAGCGGTTTACGAGACTCTTGACCGCATTAAGCAAGATGAGCCATGGGAGTATATCCAGGGCTGGACATTTTTTTCTGGCCACAAATTTATAGTCAACTCTTCTGTCTTAATCCCTCGGCCCGAAAGTGAGCAGCTAGTTGAGCTGATGTTTAATGAAGTTAAAAATTTCATTAAACCCGCCAGGGAGAAAGGCAGAATAAACATTATAGATATAGGTACAGGCAGCGGCTGCATAATCACCTCCATTTTCATTAAACTGAGACAGGAACTTCCTCAAGAGCAGTTTAATGAACTTAACTTTTATGCGATCGACATTAGCGAAGATGCTCTAGAGGTAGCAAAAAGCAACGCTGCGCTTAATGAAATAGCTAGAGATAGCATTACTTTTATCCACTCGGATCTGCTTAGCCGAGCAACAAGCATTGACTTCACCCTACCAACATTTATTGTAAGCAACCCGCCATATGTGACCAGCGCTGAGTTTGAGGAGGCAGACAAGTCAGTGACCCAGTACGAGCCAAAGATAGCGCTCGTCGCTGATGAGGAAGGTCTACAATTTTACCGAAGAATAGTTAATGAAATTAATGAAAAGTCTATCAAAATTATATCGGTAATATTTGAGACATCCCCATCAGTCGTAGATGGTATCCTTAATCTACTGCTCAAGACAGATCTAAGCGGTGAGTCTGTAAAAGATATCTACGAAAAAGAGCGATTTGTCGTCGCAAGAAATAGATCTACTCAACCCGTTGGCCCTATACCCTCACCAGTAGATTAAATCATGAAAACTGACAACTCCTGCACCAATCTGTTATCATTTCACATATGCAAACTGTAAGCTTCATAATACTGACAACCCTCTTCCTAACGATTGTTGTTGGCTCGCTTCCTACAATCTATCAATTCCAGACACAAGACCATATGCTTTATCGCATCCTCAGAAGGGGTGATAATCGTCTCGGCCTGATCCCGTTTAAGCTCCCTGCAAAGAGCACGCACAACCTGATCATCTTTGGATTAGCAGGCCTTGCAAATCTCGCGACATATCTATTCTTGCTGCAAAATGAAGCCATAGATAGCTATCTCCATCTTGCAGCAATTACTATTGTCTGGGCACTACTTGGCAAGCTCTATCTCCTACTTGCTTTAGTTGCAAGTAATTTTATAGCGAATATAAAGCGCAGCAAGCAGATTGCTTCAGCAAGGCAGAGGTTAGCTCAATTTCCGGATTTACAGGTGATCGGAATCACAGGATCGTATGGCAAGACTTCTGTGAAAGAAAATATCGCGCAGATACTCGCGACAAAATTTAAAGTCGCTAAAACTCCCAGCAACAATAACACCCTTCTAGGACATGCACTAGCCATACTTCACCAGCTCAAAAGTGACGACCGGTACTTAGTCGCCGAGTATGGTGCTTATCGAAAAGGCGAGATCAAAGAGATGGTCGAGCTCTTACCACCCAAATTCGCCGTACTGACCGGCTTGGGCAATCAACACCTAGAGCTTTTTGGCTCGCAAAGGAACCTAATCGAGGCCAAATCAGAGCTATTCCAGAAGCTACCTGAGGATGGAGTCGCATATCTTAACTGTGACACGGCTCACTACTCGGAAATCCTACCCCTGATTAAAGGGAGAAAGATCACCTACTCTCTCGAAGATCGCTCGGCAGATCTATATGCTAGTGAGATTGTTGTCGATATAAAAACCAAATCTTCATTTAAGGTCGAATATAAAGGGAATCATTATGAATTTGAATGCGAGGTGTTGGGCAAGCATAATATCTTAAATCTTTTACCTGCAATTGCGATTGCTCTCGACTTAGGAATGAGCCAGAGTGAGATTCAAGATGGACTTAATGCCCTAACCGCACCGAAAGAGAGATTAAATCTGGTTGATTTAGGCAGTATAAAACTGCTTGATGATAGCTACAATTCCAGCTTTGAGGGCTTCTTGGCAGCACTAGATGTAATGCAGCAAATAGGTGGCGACCTACACATTGTATCGCGAGGGCTACTAGAGCTCAGTGGAGATAAAGAGGAAATATATGCAAAACTCACAGCCCAGATAAACAAAACTGGTGCGACATTGTGGACCACTGACTCATTCTTCTTTAAGTATGAGCTGCAAAACGGAAAGCATTATAATAGTGAGGAGAAGCTGTATGATGAGCTAAGCAAGAGCCTCGGCAATCAGAGCGTCTTGCTCATCGAAGGCAGAGTAAATCCGGCATTAAAAGAGAAATTCTTGAGCCAGTACAGAGCGAAGGCAAATTAAGAAGATAAATTAATCTGGAGCGACAATTCATGGTGCAAGAGATAAATGATGAAGCTAAATATAGACAGCTTTGGGATGAGCTCCAGCTCAGCATCCTCCAATCATGGGAATGGGGAGATCTAAAGCAACCACTCTGGCAGCCGCTTCGTCTAGTTGTAGACGATTATCCGATCACTGTGCTGCTGAGGAAAGTCCCAGTATTGAGCGGGAATATCGCCTATATTCCAAGACCTTTTACAGACCTAGATAGCTCCACTGAGAAACTAAATTCAATCTTGACACAGCTTATCGCATTTCTAGGCAGTGAGAACTCAAGTAAGCATAAGCTGGTCCACCTAATGATCGACCCGGAGCTGTATTCAGAAGAGTCACAGAGAATTTTCAACGAGCTTGGCTTCAAGCTAAGCGAGCCAGTCCAGGCACGGTGCACCAACCTTCTCAGCCTTGAGCCGAGCGAGGAAGAGCTCCTACTCGGTGTCAGAGAATCGAGCAGGCGCAACATTAAAAAAGCCGTTAAATCAGGTTGCACCGTAGAGACACACACCACGGGCGATGCAATTGAACGATTCTTGAAGGTGATGCACTCTATCAATGTCCGCAACGCATTTGTTAAGCAGCAAGATCCATATTTCAGAAAATTGTGGGAGATCTCAGACGGTAAGCTATTTAAATTATTTATCGTCACACACCAGGGAAATGATGTAGCTACATGCCTAGTTGGACATAACAGAGTCAGGCTTTCCGACCTTTATGTAGGCGTCACCGACGCCGGCAAAGCGGTAAACGCCGGACATTTGATGAAGTGGGAAAGCATCTTAGATGCAAAACGGAGTGGATACAAAGTGTATGACCATTGGGGTGTCGCGAAGCTACTCAAAACCGAGTATGAAGGCCACCCTACACGTGAGATGTTTGACCCGAAAGATAAGCTGGCATATCTCTCAGAATTCAAATTCAGCTTCGGCGGTGAGTATATGGAGTACTTAAAACAGCAGCTTTATGTCTTTGACAATTTAAGATACCAATCGTACAAGTTATTGGATAAAGGAAGGGTCGCTGCATTGCAAATAAG encodes:
- the prfA gene encoding peptide chain release factor 1, yielding MKLEEIKKKYDLEKIKSEKEALEERMGSAHRNPSANMSQISAELAYISDLYLLVDSLYSAARKYDEAQQLIAEGDTELGEMARAEVADLEPKIAQLDEQITQKEIEKKLADPDDMKSVILEIRPGAGGEEAALFGADLFRMYKAFSDMKGWNMSVIENSVSENGGIKYLAARIEGRDVFKHLKYESGVHRVQRIPATESGGRIHTSTASVAILPEAEDVEIEIDEKDLKVEVMRASGAGGQHVNKTSSAIRITHIPTGIFASSQESRVQQENRKLAMQMLKARLYEQKREEEARKRSDMRHSQIGSAMRSEKIRTYNYPQSRITDHRVKASWHNLEAILNGYLDEVVEEVNRGMMQQMLDELKD
- the dnaB gene encoding replicative DNA helicase, which produces MEKIPPQNSEAEKSVLGSMLLDKDAVINVAGILLPEYFYEERHMQIYASILELFEEGLPIDLVTLTDKLKSKKQLKKVGGRAYLTDLVSFVPTAAHAEEYAKIVKGNAMRRKLISTSAKIAEYAFNEEITVQDVMDKSEQMLFGVAEQGVTTNFVHIKDLLKDAYERAEKADGDSAVRGVSTGFKDLDALLGGFQQSDLIILAARPSVGKTSLSLDFLRHAAISEKKRCAYFSLEMGSMQIIDRIVAMQAGIPFWELRTRQINDEKLLKLADAMGVLSEADIFIDDKPGQSINEVRTKARRLALERGLDIIMVDYLQLMRAETKEGRTQEVSMISQGLKNIARELEVPVIALSQLSRAIETRNTRRPQLSDLRESGAIEQDADVVMFIDREESWNPDTERKGVGDLFVAKHRNGPTGIIELAWVKDIASFRNIYRGAANS
- a CDS encoding peptidoglycan bridge formation glycyltransferase FemA/FemB family protein — translated: MVQEINDEAKYRQLWDELQLSILQSWEWGDLKQPLWQPLRLVVDDYPITVLLRKVPVLSGNIAYIPRPFTDLDSSTEKLNSILTQLIAFLGSENSSKHKLVHLMIDPELYSEESQRIFNELGFKLSEPVQARCTNLLSLEPSEEELLLGVRESSRRNIKKAVKSGCTVETHTTGDAIERFLKVMHSINVRNAFVKQQDPYFRKLWEISDGKLFKLFIVTHQGNDVATCLVGHNRVRLSDLYVGVTDAGKAVNAGHLMKWESILDAKRSGYKVYDHWGVAKLLKTEYEGHPTREMFDPKDKLAYLSEFKFSFGGEYMEYLKQQLYVFDNLRYQSYKLLDKGRVAALQISKRLR
- a CDS encoding metal-sensitive transcriptional regulator, with protein sequence MPKKGPSTISERLSRASGQLKAVEHMVKEEQDVQKVVIQLQAVISSLESAKLEIIKQQIRSEILKALDSSVGLIK
- the murF gene encoding UDP-N-acetylmuramoyl-tripeptide--D-alanyl-D-alanine ligase encodes the protein MQTVSFIILTTLFLTIVVGSLPTIYQFQTQDHMLYRILRRGDNRLGLIPFKLPAKSTHNLIIFGLAGLANLATYLFLLQNEAIDSYLHLAAITIVWALLGKLYLLLALVASNFIANIKRSKQIASARQRLAQFPDLQVIGITGSYGKTSVKENIAQILATKFKVAKTPSNNNTLLGHALAILHQLKSDDRYLVAEYGAYRKGEIKEMVELLPPKFAVLTGLGNQHLELFGSQRNLIEAKSELFQKLPEDGVAYLNCDTAHYSEILPLIKGRKITYSLEDRSADLYASEIVVDIKTKSSFKVEYKGNHYEFECEVLGKHNILNLLPAIAIALDLGMSQSEIQDGLNALTAPKERLNLVDLGSIKLLDDSYNSSFEGFLAALDVMQQIGGDLHIVSRGLLELSGDKEEIYAKLTAQINKTGATLWTTDSFFFKYELQNGKHYNSEEKLYDELSKSLGNQSVLLIEGRVNPALKEKFLSQYRAKAN
- a CDS encoding class E sortase, which codes for MKYMENRNLINSSISTGVSSARVAALSKSKDRRFNMRKPSFDMPRIKAPSFSIRHKGTLTNIALALIVIISLYLILAPLAPSLNYYLNSLTGKEYDNRANDDGGEEQGRDYQLSLKGKNQQSDYYKDDIVLIPSIGVDMDIVEGTTDKALDKGAWIRPNGSTPNKGSNTILTAHRFSYLDGGRSFYHLDKVQAGDEIIVYWKGDRYRYIAKDSKVVRPSAVEVEDSSSEPILTLYTCTPLWTAANRLVITAVPDEPTINLIAKRASR
- a CDS encoding HemK/PrmC family methyltransferase, which produces MKSHQGSPTPYRFNSTPEELKLLLHAKSVLESKHYLDTDRIAREIVEFCKGDGLAVYETLDRIKQDEPWEYIQGWTFFSGHKFIVNSSVLIPRPESEQLVELMFNEVKNFIKPAREKGRINIIDIGTGSGCIITSIFIKLRQELPQEQFNELNFYAIDISEDALEVAKSNAALNEIARDSITFIHSDLLSRATSIDFTLPTFIVSNPPYVTSAEFEEADKSVTQYEPKIALVADEEGLQFYRRIVNEINEKSIKIISVIFETSPSVVDGILNLLLKTDLSGESVKDIYEKERFVVARNRSTQPVGPIPSPVD
- a CDS encoding MBL fold metallo-hydrolase, with translation MTIKSLGFTSFKISFREVDFITDPLRTEAAGLKIGSTTGDAVLITGDENLGKENILAEAGFKKISPSNRENIFEINNPGDYELGGVLVRRFEGTNTYILARKDLRLVYIGARDNSIDVDQFKKIEGDVDVLILPIGDGETLISYDKIEKIINYVDPTYLVPSAYKVDGLKAPYDSLKSVDDFVKHFGYTHVKNEKSLKVVKGGGEEKAVEVIVLG